A region of Beijerinckia sp. 28-YEA-48 DNA encodes the following proteins:
- a CDS encoding CDP-alcohol phosphatidyltransferase family protein, whose amino-acid sequence MPDPSPSRRAAAWLVHLFTASGAACGFLALERAVAQDFVGTFLWLALALVIDGVDGTFARAARVRETLPIIDGDTLDLVVDFLTYVVVPVVVLVHSPLLPRPWALTLAVIVITASALYFADGRMKTPDNWFRGFPAIWNVLVFYLLVFQPAAPWTVVIVLVAVALMFAPVVFIHPMRVKRLQWLTGVVLLAGTVATGVELATNFEGPWWSRVVLLAGAAYIVLLPLTRGSVWAQSKS is encoded by the coding sequence ATGCCTGATCCATCGCCCTCTCGCCGCGCCGCCGCCTGGCTTGTCCATCTGTTCACAGCCTCGGGCGCTGCTTGCGGTTTCCTGGCGCTGGAGCGCGCGGTGGCGCAGGATTTCGTCGGCACCTTTCTCTGGCTGGCGCTGGCGCTCGTCATCGACGGGGTCGACGGCACTTTCGCCCGCGCCGCCCGCGTGCGCGAAACCCTGCCGATCATCGACGGCGATACGCTCGATCTGGTCGTCGACTTTCTGACCTATGTGGTCGTACCAGTGGTGGTTCTGGTCCACAGCCCGCTTTTGCCGCGTCCCTGGGCGCTGACGCTGGCCGTCATCGTCATCACCGCCTCGGCGCTGTATTTCGCCGACGGACGGATGAAGACGCCGGATAATTGGTTCCGCGGCTTTCCGGCCATCTGGAACGTGCTGGTGTTCTACCTGCTGGTCTTTCAACCCGCCGCGCCGTGGACGGTGGTGATCGTGCTTGTGGCAGTGGCCCTGATGTTCGCGCCTGTCGTCTTCATTCACCCGATGCGGGTGAAACGGCTGCAATGGCTGACCGGCGTGGTGCTGCTGGCTGGGACAGTCGCCACGGGTGTCGAGCTGGCGACCAACTTCGAAGGTCCCTGGTGGAGCCGGGTGGTACTGCTGGCCGGGGCTGCCTATATCGTCCTCCTGCCTCTGACCCGGGGTTCGGTCTGGGCGCAGAGCAAATCTTAA
- a CDS encoding AEC family transporter: MRDRLIHVFVPLAGFAALVGVGLFAPKLADVLNLALPFFGLIVIGYVCGKLWDIPEAGLAWMNTFIVYVALPALFYNLIAATPIAELANWRFILITTSCTALAYAFGFSVGWFGSGRRLEQATIQGVASGYSNVGYMGPGLTLAAFGPASVVPTALIFVFDSTFFFTIVPLLMSLSAGSHATKGETARLIARRVLTHPFNVATALAIFSAATQIHPPVPVEKLLTFLQNAAAPCALFVMGVTVAQRPINRISGEMPLLLICKLLLHPLLVWVALSLLGDFGRVWTFTAVMMAALPPALNVFVMASQYNVYVERASSLIMAGTMVSVVTVTGLLYLIAVGGVPYNLFAR, encoded by the coding sequence GTGCGCGATCGCCTGATCCACGTTTTTGTCCCGCTGGCCGGGTTCGCGGCTTTGGTGGGCGTGGGGCTTTTCGCACCCAAGCTTGCCGACGTGCTGAATTTGGCGCTGCCGTTCTTCGGTTTGATCGTTATCGGCTACGTCTGCGGCAAATTGTGGGATATTCCCGAAGCCGGCCTCGCCTGGATGAACACGTTCATCGTCTATGTCGCGCTGCCGGCGCTGTTCTACAATCTGATTGCCGCCACGCCGATCGCCGAACTGGCCAATTGGCGCTTCATTCTCATCACCACCTCCTGCACGGCGCTGGCCTATGCCTTTGGCTTTAGCGTTGGCTGGTTCGGCAGCGGCCGGCGCCTGGAACAGGCGACGATCCAGGGCGTCGCGTCGGGCTATTCCAACGTCGGTTACATGGGGCCGGGGCTGACGCTCGCCGCCTTCGGACCGGCCTCGGTGGTGCCGACGGCTTTGATCTTCGTCTTCGACTCGACGTTCTTCTTCACCATCGTGCCGCTGCTGATGAGCCTGTCGGCAGGCAGTCACGCGACGAAGGGCGAGACGGCGCGGCTCATCGCGCGGCGCGTCCTCACCCATCCGTTCAACGTGGCGACAGCACTGGCCATCTTCTCGGCGGCAACGCAAATCCATCCGCCGGTGCCGGTGGAGAAACTGCTCACCTTCTTGCAAAACGCCGCCGCGCCCTGCGCGCTCTTCGTCATGGGCGTGACGGTGGCGCAGCGGCCAATCAATCGCATCTCCGGCGAAATGCCGCTGCTGCTCATCTGCAAACTGTTGCTACATCCACTTTTGGTGTGGGTAGCGCTGTCGCTACTCGGCGACTTCGGCCGCGTCTGGACGTTTACGGCTGTGATGATGGCGGCGCTGCCGCCAGCGCTGAACGTCTTCGTGATGGCGAGCCAATACAACGTCTACGTCGAGCGCGCCTCAAGCCTGATCATGGCCGGCACGATGGTCTCGGTGGTGACGGTGACGGGGCTGCTCTATCTGATCGCGGTGGGCGGGGTGCCGTATAATCTGTTCGCGCGGTGA
- a CDS encoding tetratricopeptide repeat protein, whose amino-acid sequence MMAFPTHHSIRLYCGVAIFGASVMLTPARALDSEPTPPGTATAALPVFKDPTAALREGLAGYRAGNFDASVKALRYAAEGGQSVAQWKLGQMYAAGDGVPHDDIKAFQYFSQIVASYDEDASDPREIPFISSAFVSVGNYNLHGLQSLKRNPRRAFQLFHYAATNFSDANAQYNLARMYLDGEGVPADPRQATRWLSNAAEKNHMEAQALLGNMLFQGLNGLPRQRHRGLMYLTLAREAAGDRPENRWIVDLYDTAIRTADDFDKQAAHIELSRQLNKRSR is encoded by the coding sequence ATGATGGCTTTTCCGACTCACCACTCCATCCGCCTCTATTGTGGCGTAGCTATTTTCGGTGCCTCGGTCATGTTGACCCCGGCGCGTGCGCTCGACTCTGAGCCGACCCCGCCGGGCACGGCGACTGCCGCCCTGCCGGTGTTCAAGGACCCGACCGCAGCCTTGCGCGAAGGTCTGGCCGGTTATCGGGCCGGCAATTTCGACGCCTCGGTCAAGGCCCTGCGCTATGCCGCCGAAGGCGGCCAGTCGGTGGCGCAATGGAAGCTCGGCCAAATGTATGCCGCCGGCGACGGCGTACCTCACGACGACATCAAGGCCTTCCAGTATTTCTCGCAGATCGTCGCCTCCTATGATGAAGACGCATCCGATCCGCGCGAAATCCCCTTCATCTCCAGCGCCTTTGTCTCGGTCGGCAATTACAATCTGCACGGCCTGCAATCGCTGAAGCGCAATCCGCGCCGCGCCTTCCAGCTCTTCCATTATGCCGCCACCAATTTCAGCGACGCCAACGCTCAATACAACCTGGCGCGCATGTATCTGGACGGCGAGGGCGTGCCCGCCGATCCGCGTCAGGCGACACGCTGGCTCAGCAATGCCGCCGAAAAGAACCACATGGAAGCGCAGGCGCTGCTCGGCAACATGCTCTTCCAAGGCCTCAACGGCCTGCCGCGCCAGCGCCATCGCGGCCTCATGTATCTGACCTTGGCGCGCGAAGCGGCGGGTGACCGCCCGGAAAACCGCTGGATCGTCGATCTCTATGACACGGCGATTCGCACTGCCGACGACTTCGACAAGCAGGCCGCCCATATCGAACTCAGCCGGCAGCTCAACAAGCGCTCCCGCTGA
- a CDS encoding PilZ domain-containing protein, whose amino-acid sequence MGDRRQRQRRRTYLRGLIAFNDRNSTLECLVRNLSQNGALISIPNTSDIPGAFEIAIHKQGESRPAQMVWLTETHAGIRFVPRPSNVVSFETARHIQTLDDERRMLRRKLEDWFL is encoded by the coding sequence ATGGGGGACAGAAGACAACGCCAACGCAGACGCACCTACCTTCGTGGCCTGATCGCATTCAACGATCGAAATTCCACCCTGGAATGCCTGGTGCGCAATTTGTCTCAGAATGGTGCATTGATCTCGATACCGAATACGTCGGATATTCCGGGTGCCTTCGAAATCGCAATTCACAAGCAGGGCGAAAGTCGTCCGGCACAAATGGTTTGGCTAACGGAAACCCATGCAGGCATTCGATTTGTCCCGCGCCCGTCGAATGTTGTCTCATTCGAGACCGCCCGCCACATCCAGACGCTGGATGACGAGCGACGGATGCTCAGAAGGAAGTTGGAAGATTGGTTTCTGTAG
- a CDS encoding UbiH/UbiF family hydroxylase encodes MDADILIAGAGPAGLVAGLALARIGKRVVVAGPADDRPSARTVALFDGSVRFLEALGVWAALAPHAAALATMRIVDDTGSLFAHRPAEFKASEASLDQFGFNIENADLTRALEAALAQETNARRVHDLVTDYEFNADSCRARLATGETIEVQLVVAADGRHSPARVAAGIAVREWAYPQVAFTALLDHTVAHGEASTEFHTREGPCTFVPLPASATASHRSSLVWMMRPPHAEQLRDLSDSELTRAIEKQSHYLLGQITIARRGAFIPIQGLTARAMTAPRLALVGEAAHVFPPIGAQGLNLGLRDVAHLAEYIERLHPEDAGAPHVLDAYERARHGDVLSRQIAVDLLDRTLLAGFLPADVMRAAGMAALSALAPLRRFAMREGVMPGVGAPSVMRRISRRAERS; translated from the coding sequence ATGGATGCGGATATTCTCATCGCCGGCGCGGGACCGGCCGGCCTCGTCGCTGGCCTGGCCTTGGCGCGGATCGGCAAACGGGTTGTGGTCGCCGGACCGGCCGACGACAGGCCGAGCGCGCGCACGGTGGCGCTGTTTGATGGCTCGGTGCGTTTTCTCGAGGCGCTTGGCGTCTGGGCAGCTCTTGCACCCCACGCGGCCGCGCTCGCCACCATGCGCATTGTCGACGACACGGGCTCGCTGTTCGCCCATCGCCCGGCGGAGTTCAAAGCCAGTGAAGCCAGCCTCGACCAGTTCGGCTTCAACATCGAGAATGCCGATCTGACCCGGGCGCTTGAAGCCGCGCTGGCGCAAGAGACCAACGCGCGGCGTGTGCATGATCTCGTCACCGATTACGAGTTCAACGCCGACAGCTGCCGCGCCCGTCTCGCCACTGGCGAGACGATCGAGGTGCAGCTTGTCGTTGCTGCCGACGGCCGCCATTCGCCAGCACGCGTGGCGGCGGGCATCGCTGTGCGCGAATGGGCCTATCCGCAGGTGGCGTTCACCGCCCTGCTCGATCACACCGTCGCTCACGGCGAGGCTTCGACGGAGTTTCACACCCGCGAAGGCCCCTGCACCTTCGTGCCCCTGCCCGCCAGCGCCACCGCGTCGCACCGCTCAAGCCTGGTCTGGATGATGCGGCCACCCCATGCCGAACAGCTGCGCGACCTCAGCGACAGCGAGCTGACGCGGGCGATCGAGAAGCAAAGCCATTATCTGCTCGGGCAGATCACGATCGCGCGGCGCGGCGCCTTCATTCCGATCCAAGGGCTGACGGCCCGCGCGATGACCGCACCACGCCTGGCGCTCGTCGGCGAAGCCGCGCATGTGTTTCCGCCGATCGGCGCGCAGGGCCTCAATCTCGGCCTGCGCGATGTCGCCCATCTCGCCGAATACATCGAACGCTTGCACCCCGAAGACGCCGGCGCACCGCATGTTCTCGATGCCTATGAACGCGCGCGCCACGGCGACGTGCTGTCACGCCAGATCGCCGTCGATCTGCTCGACCGCACTTTGCTGGCGGGCTTCCTGCCGGCGGATGTGATGCGCGCCGCCGGCATGGCAGCGCTCTCAGCCCTGGCACCACTGCGTCGTTTCGCCATGCGCGAAGGTGTGATGCCGGGTGTGGGGGCGCCGAGCGTGATGCGGAGGATTAGCCGGCGTGCGGAACGCTCGTAG
- a CDS encoding GatB/YqeY domain-containing protein has translation MQSAGHDMKIRLRADLRAAMKDRRADEAKLIRTLVAAIDNAEAPPLRADERAADQHRFNDGTAEVERLSLGRAQVQAILMTEIQERERAAAEMDHLERTDRADALRAEVMIAKRYVE, from the coding sequence ATGCAAAGCGCCGGACACGATATGAAAATCCGCCTGCGCGCTGATCTGCGCGCCGCCATGAAGGATAGGCGCGCCGATGAAGCCAAGCTAATTCGAACGCTTGTTGCGGCGATCGATAACGCAGAAGCACCCCCACTTCGAGCCGATGAGAGGGCTGCGGATCAGCATCGCTTCAACGATGGAACAGCGGAAGTAGAACGGCTTTCTCTTGGACGTGCTCAGGTGCAAGCGATCCTGATGACGGAGATTCAGGAACGTGAGCGTGCGGCAGCCGAAATGGATCATCTCGAAAGAACGGATCGCGCCGATGCGTTGCGTGCCGAGGTGATGATCGCAAAGCGCTACGTCGAATGA
- the chrA gene encoding chromate efflux transporter, producing the protein MSAPDPAPPAPAAAGSPLEVFRVFLKLGLTSFGGPIAHLGYFRDELVVRRKWIDEAGYADLVALCQFLPGPASSQVGFSLGVLRGNGLLGGLAAWFAFTMPSAVILLAFALGAAAFTGPAAEGFLHGLKLVAVAVVAQALWGMAKSLTPDRARAGLALAAVAIVTFIGGSFGQIGAIALGALAGLWLCQADGPAPTGHLSFPISRQAGVVALILFAALFLIPPLVASATGHQAITLFDAFYRSGALVFGGGHVVLPLLQAEVVTPGWVTNEAFLAGYGLAQAVPGPLFTFAAYLGAAMGPAPSGPVGAIIALVAVFLPGLLLVYGMLPFWDALRLRSTAQAAMRGANAAVVGILGAALYSPVWTSAVLSPADFALALAGFLLLTVWKAPPWIVVVLLAVGGTLLRLA; encoded by the coding sequence ATGAGCGCCCCTGATCCCGCGCCACCGGCCCCTGCGGCCGCAGGCTCGCCTCTCGAAGTGTTTCGCGTCTTCCTCAAGCTCGGCCTGACCTCCTTCGGCGGACCGATCGCTCATCTCGGCTATTTCCGGGACGAGCTGGTGGTTCGGCGCAAATGGATCGACGAGGCTGGCTACGCCGACCTCGTGGCGCTGTGCCAGTTCTTACCGGGGCCGGCGTCCAGCCAGGTCGGCTTTTCGCTCGGCGTCCTGCGCGGAAACGGCCTTCTTGGCGGGCTCGCCGCCTGGTTTGCCTTCACCATGCCCTCGGCCGTGATCCTGCTCGCCTTCGCACTCGGCGCCGCCGCTTTTACGGGACCAGCTGCGGAGGGGTTCCTACACGGCCTGAAACTGGTCGCTGTCGCGGTCGTCGCGCAGGCGCTCTGGGGGATGGCGAAAAGCCTGACACCCGACCGGGCGCGGGCCGGTCTCGCGCTGGCGGCTGTCGCCATCGTGACCTTCATTGGTGGCTCGTTCGGGCAGATCGGCGCCATTGCGCTGGGCGCCCTCGCCGGGCTCTGGCTGTGCCAGGCAGACGGACCCGCCCCGACCGGCCATCTCAGCTTTCCGATCTCGCGCCAGGCTGGCGTGGTCGCGCTCATCCTCTTTGCCGCCTTATTTCTGATCCCGCCCCTGGTGGCGAGCGCGACCGGCCACCAGGCGATCACCCTGTTCGACGCTTTTTACCGTTCCGGCGCCCTGGTGTTCGGTGGCGGTCACGTCGTGCTGCCATTGCTCCAGGCCGAAGTGGTGACGCCCGGATGGGTGACGAACGAAGCTTTCCTCGCCGGCTACGGTCTGGCCCAAGCGGTGCCTGGACCGCTCTTCACGTTCGCCGCCTATCTGGGCGCGGCCATGGGGCCAGCCCCCAGTGGCCCCGTGGGCGCGATCATAGCGCTCGTCGCCGTCTTCCTGCCGGGCTTGCTGCTGGTCTACGGCATGCTGCCGTTCTGGGATGCGTTGCGGCTGCGATCGACTGCGCAGGCCGCTATGCGGGGCGCGAATGCGGCTGTCGTCGGCATCCTGGGTGCAGCGCTTTACAGTCCGGTCTGGACAAGCGCTGTCCTCTCACCAGCGGATTTCGCGCTGGCGCTTGCTGGCTTCCTGCTGCTTACGGTCTGGAAGGCGCCGCCATGGATCGTTGTCGTGCTGCTGGCGGTGGGCGGCACGCTTCTGCGTTTGGCGTGA
- a CDS encoding adenylate/guanylate cyclase domain-containing protein: MAKPQQARATGAIGRNTARRGLLWFAGLAPVIIGLIIGVLLNGTRPVERLRNIVFDEFQQLAPRPWTPDLPVRIVDIDDDSLARLGQWPWPRQRLAELTNKLIEQGAAVVAYDSLFAEPDRLASREVLSLLPASPERDALEKTLTDGGALDADPLEKAFRDNPVVIGMALSNRPTDTSTPMKSQFVRLGDDPTAALPFFRGMILPLPHLREAAAGMGAINYIPDVDLILRRVPLVFAVGDGPTKTLVPGLAGEALRVAFRTDTPIIKASNASGETNFGSRTSIVAVKIGDAEIPTERDGEVRIRFAGSQPGRILPVWKILDGSVDRNEIDGRIMLVGSSAAGLSDLRSTPIDSAVPGVEVHAELIEHALTGSRLARPDWMLGAEAVALLIGGLAVAFLARRLPPTLAALAAFILVCVCVLGSWYLFRYQDLLFDPVIPSASWLATYLGVTFVVYRQSEQEKRFVRGAFQRYLSPSVVEQLAADPSRLKLGGETRDVSILFSDARDFTTRAETLDAEGVVRFLNALHTPLTGAVLAEGGTIDKYIGDGLMAFWNAPLVIAGHANHACAAALAMQAAIPGIDAALRTAAEADGRPHTPLAVGIGLNAGSVFVGNMGSNQRFDYSIVGDPVNIAARLETATKELGVPIVASAAIRAAAPAYGFVELGAFPLKGKSEPQPLYALHGRRDRLGADFARFEKLHKAVLEGVSNSASNVAERIAAAAGTADGAPYLTFYERISGAKKIEIEGEKSPGGS; the protein is encoded by the coding sequence TTGGCAAAGCCACAGCAAGCGCGCGCGACAGGGGCCATCGGCCGCAACACGGCGCGTCGCGGATTGCTGTGGTTCGCGGGGCTCGCGCCCGTCATCATCGGCCTCATCATCGGCGTGCTGCTCAACGGCACGCGCCCGGTCGAGCGCCTGCGCAACATCGTCTTCGATGAATTCCAGCAACTCGCGCCGCGCCCCTGGACACCAGATCTGCCGGTGCGCATCGTCGATATCGACGACGACTCCCTCGCCCGCCTGGGCCAATGGCCCTGGCCACGCCAACGCCTCGCCGAACTGACCAACAAGCTCATCGAGCAAGGTGCGGCTGTCGTTGCTTACGACAGCCTGTTCGCCGAGCCCGACCGGCTCGCCTCGCGCGAGGTGCTGTCGTTGCTGCCCGCCTCGCCCGAACGTGACGCCCTGGAGAAGACGCTGACCGACGGTGGCGCGCTGGACGCGGACCCCTTGGAAAAGGCGTTCCGCGACAATCCAGTGGTGATCGGCATGGCGTTGTCCAACCGCCCAACCGACACCAGCACGCCGATGAAGTCGCAATTCGTCCGGCTGGGGGATGATCCCACGGCGGCTTTGCCGTTCTTTCGCGGCATGATCCTGCCACTGCCGCATCTGCGCGAGGCCGCGGCCGGCATGGGGGCGATCAACTACATTCCCGATGTCGACTTGATCCTGCGCCGCGTGCCGCTGGTCTTTGCCGTTGGCGACGGGCCGACCAAAACCCTGGTGCCGGGCCTGGCGGGCGAAGCGCTGCGCGTCGCCTTCCGCACCGACACGCCGATCATCAAGGCGAGCAATGCGTCGGGCGAAACCAATTTCGGCAGCCGCACCTCCATTGTCGCCGTGAAAATCGGCGACGCCGAAATCCCGACCGAACGGGACGGTGAAGTGCGCATCCGCTTCGCCGGATCGCAGCCGGGCCGCATCCTACCGGTATGGAAGATTCTCGACGGCAGCGTCGATCGCAACGAAATCGACGGGCGCATCATGCTCGTTGGCTCGAGCGCCGCCGGCCTCTCCGATCTCAGGTCGACGCCGATCGACAGCGCCGTGCCTGGCGTCGAGGTGCATGCGGAACTGATCGAACATGCGCTGACCGGCTCGCGTCTGGCGCGGCCCGACTGGATGCTCGGCGCAGAAGCCGTGGCGCTGCTCATCGGCGGCCTGGCCGTCGCCTTTCTGGCGCGCCGCCTGCCCCCGACCTTGGCGGCGCTCGCCGCCTTCATTCTGGTCTGCGTCTGCGTCCTCGGCAGCTGGTATCTATTCCGCTATCAGGACCTGCTGTTTGATCCGGTCATTCCCAGCGCCTCCTGGCTCGCCACCTATCTCGGCGTCACCTTCGTCGTCTATCGCCAGAGCGAGCAGGAAAAGCGGTTCGTGCGCGGCGCCTTCCAACGCTACCTCAGCCCCAGCGTGGTCGAGCAACTGGCCGCCGACCCTTCCCGCCTGAAACTCGGTGGCGAGACGCGGGACGTGTCGATCCTGTTTTCCGACGCCCGCGATTTCACCACCCGGGCCGAGACCCTCGATGCCGAGGGCGTGGTCCGCTTCCTCAACGCCCTGCACACGCCGCTGACCGGCGCCGTGCTCGCCGAGGGCGGCACGATCGACAAGTATATCGGCGATGGACTGATGGCGTTTTGGAACGCGCCGCTGGTCATCGCCGGCCATGCCAACCACGCCTGCGCGGCGGCGCTGGCCATGCAGGCGGCCATCCCCGGCATCGACGCGGCCTTGCGAACGGCGGCCGAGGCCGACGGCCGGCCGCATACGCCGCTGGCCGTCGGCATCGGGCTCAATGCCGGATCGGTGTTCGTCGGCAATATGGGATCGAACCAGCGCTTCGACTATTCGATCGTCGGCGACCCGGTGAATATCGCCGCCCGCCTCGAAACGGCGACCAAGGAACTGGGCGTGCCGATCGTCGCTTCGGCGGCGATCCGGGCGGCGGCGCCGGCCTATGGCTTCGTCGAACTGGGCGCCTTTCCGCTCAAGGGCAAGAGTGAACCGCAGCCGCTCTACGCTCTGCACGGCCGGCGCGATCGGCTGGGGGCAGACTTCGCGCGGTTCGAGAAGCTTCACAAAGCGGTGCTAGAGGGTGTCTCCAACAGCGCGTCCAATGTCGCCGAGCGCATCGCCGCCGCCGCCGGCACGGCAGACGGCGCGCCTTACTTAACGTTCTACGAGAGGATCAGCGGCGCAAAAAAGATTGAGATCGAAGGTGAGAAGTCCCCTGGAGGCTCTTGA
- the cynS gene encoding cyanase, protein MKREDLTEKILDIKREKGWTWKYITTEIGGMSEVLIVGALLGQMKLVKPLAEKAAVLFGLSENEKRMLNEVPYRGTGTPMPPTDPLIYRFYEMVMVNGPAWKALIEEEFGDGIMSAIDFNIEFEREPNPKGDRVKIGMSGKFLPYKYYGNEQGIPDYGFKEG, encoded by the coding sequence ATGAAGCGTGAAGATTTGACCGAGAAGATTCTCGACATCAAACGCGAAAAAGGCTGGACGTGGAAGTACATCACCACGGAAATCGGTGGCATGTCCGAAGTGCTGATCGTTGGCGCCCTGCTCGGCCAGATGAAACTGGTAAAGCCCCTGGCCGAGAAGGCCGCCGTCCTATTCGGCCTGAGCGAAAACGAAAAGCGCATGCTCAATGAGGTGCCCTATCGCGGCACCGGCACGCCGATGCCGCCAACCGACCCGCTGATCTACCGCTTCTACGAAATGGTGATGGTCAACGGGCCGGCCTGGAAAGCCTTGATCGAGGAAGAATTCGGCGACGGCATCATGTCGGCCATCGATTTCAACATCGAATTCGAACGTGAGCCCAATCCGAAGGGCGATCGGGTGAAAATCGGCATGTCCGGCAAGTTCCTGCCTTACAAATATTACGGCAACGAACAGGGCATTCCCGATTACGGGTTTAAGGAAGGCTGA
- a CDS encoding GGDEF domain-containing protein produces the protein MGFTALLYHRFFVGEAENSDFSGMSHEGVVALLNPAMSAIFCVSLLTLWRHQRHLTYVAIFALSYAIRTLCFGILTIAIAQEYSSLRLLANGLVLLATALLSIALSSRLGSRPQHGILVTIGVITLVALYFYQFVEPSLMARAVILNLGLAAVCLVMLVDVAKLPRRSPVEQLLFGLVAITCLGFLLRPLIFQVPGIVTDQVEGAYWLIVSISDALICSTLAVAIFAIIAVDVTDGIKSEAQTDVLSGLLNRRGFETRALDALARQTADAQVMMILSDLDHFKSINDRFGHSSGDRIIRTFSDILKDKAPRDAIIARLGGEEFAVLLPQGQVAAAHHFAEVARSVFKDVASSVVSDEVTPTASFGIAVARKDEGLLALIDRADRALYRAKEEGRDCIRQAG, from the coding sequence TTGGGATTTACCGCCCTCCTGTACCATCGATTTTTTGTCGGGGAGGCAGAAAATTCTGATTTTTCAGGTATGAGCCATGAGGGCGTGGTCGCGTTGCTGAACCCTGCGATGTCAGCAATATTCTGCGTGTCGTTGCTTACGCTTTGGCGCCATCAACGTCATCTTACCTACGTTGCGATTTTCGCGCTTTCATATGCGATAAGAACTCTGTGCTTTGGCATCCTCACTATTGCCATTGCTCAGGAGTATTCGTCGCTACGGTTGCTGGCCAATGGGCTCGTTCTGTTGGCTACGGCCTTGCTGTCGATTGCGCTGTCCAGCAGGCTTGGATCCCGGCCTCAACATGGCATCTTGGTGACCATTGGCGTGATAACGTTGGTGGCTCTCTATTTCTATCAGTTCGTGGAACCAAGCCTGATGGCGCGGGCTGTTATCCTCAATCTGGGGCTCGCCGCAGTTTGCCTTGTGATGCTGGTCGACGTTGCGAAACTCCCTCGCCGTTCCCCAGTAGAACAACTGCTTTTCGGGCTTGTCGCTATCACATGTCTCGGTTTCCTTCTTCGCCCTCTGATTTTCCAGGTTCCAGGTATCGTGACCGACCAGGTCGAAGGAGCTTACTGGCTGATTGTCTCGATCTCGGATGCTCTCATCTGCTCGACGCTGGCGGTAGCGATTTTCGCGATCATCGCCGTTGACGTCACGGATGGTATCAAGTCGGAAGCGCAGACCGATGTATTGTCGGGATTGCTCAATCGCCGCGGTTTTGAAACACGCGCTCTCGATGCGCTGGCACGACAGACGGCGGATGCACAGGTCATGATGATCCTGAGCGACCTCGACCACTTCAAATCGATCAACGATCGGTTCGGACATAGCAGCGGTGACAGGATCATTCGAACCTTCTCCGACATTCTCAAGGACAAGGCTCCGCGTGATGCGATCATCGCCCGCCTTGGCGGAGAGGAATTTGCGGTACTGCTTCCGCAGGGACAGGTTGCCGCTGCGCACCACTTTGCCGAGGTTGCCCGGTCCGTATTCAAGGACGTGGCATCCAGTGTTGTTTCGGACGAGGTCACCCCAACGGCGAGCTTCGGGATCGCAGTTGCACGCAAGGACGAGGGCCTTCTGGCGTTGATTGATCGGGCTGACCGCGCACTTTACCGCGCAAAGGAAGAAGGGCGCGATTGTATCCGACAGGCCGGATAA
- the xth gene encoding exodeoxyribonuclease III produces the protein MRIATWNVNSVRQRLEHLLRYLKEVEPDVLCLQEIKCTDDAFPRAEIESAGYNAAVHGQKTFNGVAILSKAPVEVTRGLPGDDADEQSRYIEAIVPHGTGIVRVASIYLPNGNPVGTEKYAYKLAWMERLARHAQNLMAYEEPLVLAGDYNVIPEAKDAKTPEAWVNDALFLPQTHAAFRRLINLGLTEAVRATTDEAGLYSFWDYQAGAWQRNNGIRIDHLLLSPQAADRLTSATIDKDVRSWEKPSDHVPVRIELD, from the coding sequence GTGCGCATAGCCACCTGGAACGTCAATTCGGTGCGTCAGCGCCTCGAACATCTTCTGCGTTATCTGAAAGAAGTCGAACCCGACGTCCTGTGCCTGCAGGAAATCAAATGCACCGACGACGCCTTCCCCAGGGCTGAGATCGAGAGTGCCGGCTATAATGCCGCCGTGCATGGCCAGAAGACGTTCAACGGCGTCGCCATCCTGTCGAAGGCGCCTGTCGAGGTAACGCGTGGCCTGCCCGGCGACGACGCTGACGAGCAGTCGCGCTATATCGAAGCGATCGTGCCGCATGGCACGGGCATCGTGCGCGTTGCCTCCATCTATCTGCCCAACGGCAATCCAGTCGGCACCGAAAAATACGCCTACAAGCTCGCCTGGATGGAGCGCCTCGCCCGCCACGCGCAAAACCTGATGGCCTATGAGGAGCCGCTGGTGCTTGCCGGCGACTACAATGTCATTCCCGAAGCCAAGGACGCCAAGACGCCGGAGGCCTGGGTTAATGATGCTCTGTTCCTGCCGCAGACCCATGCCGCCTTCCGCCGGCTGATCAACCTCGGCCTGACCGAAGCGGTGCGCGCGACCACCGACGAGGCCGGGCTCTATTCGTTCTGGGATTATCAGGCCGGCGCCTGGCAGCGGAACAATGGCATCCGCATCGACCATCTCTTGCTCTCGCCGCAGGCCGCCGACCGGCTCACCTCCGCCACCATCGACAAGGATGTGCGCAGCTGGGAGAAACCGTCCGACCACGTGCCGGTCCGCATCGAACTCGACTGA